The Bifidobacterium eulemuris genome includes a window with the following:
- a CDS encoding substrate-binding domain-containing protein, which yields MSDTDLAPADETAKRDYLPAERQDMILSLLTRQSVATVPELAQLLNTTEITVRRDLTVLAKAGLLKRVRGGAMSVSDTAERIATKAALNDISSVVSERTDSGTTVRAVDGRFELPSDQPAIGVMLPEPSFFWPGVINHMHEIATRMGLRLITRESAYEEDIHEENILQEFADDPTVCGLIVAPNAHPEIGQRTWDWIARAALPTVAVERSQPLLQASFVDSVRTNHHYGVRKAATHFLERGHTRVGAAFTETPTSNQILTGWKRVVNGTDRIDCPFIIDGIMPYDTRGVDDIVATVLSSNVTALLVHSDYLAIALAQALERHGKKVPQDISLISVDGFATPSSRPLTVLRSSDRDLAQAAIHTLLHRIQNPEAAARHVYIDPMLVDRGSVVPPPTHD from the coding sequence ATGTCAGACACCGACCTCGCCCCGGCCGACGAAACCGCCAAACGCGACTACCTGCCCGCAGAACGCCAGGACATGATCCTCAGCCTGCTCACCCGGCAAAGCGTCGCCACGGTTCCGGAACTCGCGCAGCTGCTCAACACCACGGAAATCACCGTACGCCGCGATCTGACGGTATTGGCCAAGGCGGGACTGCTCAAACGCGTGCGCGGCGGTGCCATGTCCGTCAGCGACACCGCCGAACGGATTGCGACGAAAGCCGCGCTCAACGACATCTCCAGCGTGGTCTCCGAACGCACCGACTCGGGAACCACCGTGCGCGCCGTGGACGGCCGCTTCGAACTTCCCTCGGACCAACCGGCCATCGGCGTGATGCTGCCGGAGCCGAGCTTCTTCTGGCCCGGCGTCATCAACCACATGCACGAGATCGCCACCCGCATGGGACTGCGGCTGATCACCCGCGAGTCCGCCTACGAGGAGGACATCCACGAGGAGAACATCCTGCAGGAGTTCGCGGACGATCCCACCGTCTGCGGGCTTATCGTCGCCCCCAACGCCCATCCCGAAATCGGACAGCGCACCTGGGACTGGATCGCGCGGGCCGCGCTGCCCACCGTGGCTGTCGAGCGCAGCCAGCCGCTGCTGCAGGCCAGCTTCGTGGACTCCGTGCGCACCAACCACCATTACGGCGTGCGCAAGGCCGCCACGCATTTCCTTGAGCGCGGGCACACGCGCGTGGGCGCCGCCTTCACCGAAACCCCCACTTCGAATCAGATCCTCACCGGATGGAAGCGCGTCGTGAACGGCACGGACCGCATCGACTGCCCGTTCATCATCGACGGCATCATGCCCTACGACACCCGCGGCGTGGACGATATCGTCGCCACGGTGCTCTCGTCGAACGTCACCGCCCTGCTGGTGCATTCCGACTATCTGGCCATCGCCCTCGCGCAGGCGCTGGAGCGGCATGGCAAGAAGGTGCCGCAGGACATCTCGCTGATCTCCGTGGACGGCTTCGCCACCCCCAGCTCGCGGCCTCTGACCGTGCTGCGCTCCTCCGATCGCGACCTTGCGCAGGCGGCGATACACACGCTGCTCCACCGCATCCAGAATCCGGAGGCGGCGGCGCGCCACGTGTACATCGACCCGATGCT
- a CDS encoding alpha-L-rhamnosidase-related protein, with protein sequence MNAIDLMVDDRREPVDLEPGRPATLRWRPSADGDGATRRISACHVVVSLRPEAAEAGEGDVWDSGPRLTDGLDGVELEVDMSPSRRYWTAVRLRDDDGVWSDWSRAVTFGTGAGARWEPARPIWLDGRDDAGDAAEDNATGWAFLRGRFILPDKPIAWATLNATGASTAPSRQFVYRMWMNGAFVGCGPVFPTGDETRYDGYDVTGLLAAGENVIGVVAYAMADRRFAAQLDVCFEDSTMLHVGTGPDWRGYDGSLAYPTSPTIGTWAFDAPSEDLQTGLYPFGFADRGFDDAAWTPVAVKRPFARYEATPADPMGVRYVQAESLRPTESGGVVVDFGRGWMGGIRLLLDVAEPLGLTVRFGEQLEPDGTVRYHLSCFNTYEDRWSLMPRANGTPLETWGIRVFRYVELVPDRPMPDLLERLKGSADALRAAVLVQPMSGDGRFVSSDATLNRVWELCRHTIEAFNGNIYVDSWTRERAPYEADAWIQQRAHLALDDAPALGRLTVDHLIANRTWPTEWPFYLILAVHDAWMHTGSLDQARMRYEGLAALLPERYRDEASGLIVKDPGEPSVMDGDLVDWPQSERDGYVFGRVNTVVNAIASQAYADMADMAAALGRPRDAERWRHAAEGIRSALHRYCYDRTIGAYIDGLEDAPAGSYGSYAGSCGSCGSYDGSVKPLRHHSLHASAYVLAFAEPPSDRIAPLGAYLRSRGMACSVYTAAVYLDGLFRAGLGADAVTLLTGTEDMRTWAHMLDVGAGATMEAWDADLKPNTTYSHPWAASPASLLPHGLLGIRPIEPGYRRFAVMPQPGALAAAEAELPTRAGVIGASYRVFGHAPSGSDPRVEGIRIEVTVPPRTEATVVLPPIRAVAPGDGAHVDVDGVPTSVVTERGESRIAGVRCLPGSVVIRRMTAGKHVVIARMGVDASGSEGLRL encoded by the coding sequence ATGAACGCGATCGATTTGATGGTCGACGACCGCCGCGAGCCGGTTGATTTGGAACCGGGGCGGCCGGCGACGTTGCGCTGGCGTCCGTCCGCGGACGGCGACGGCGCGACTCGTCGGATCTCCGCCTGCCATGTGGTGGTGTCCCTGCGCCCGGAGGCGGCCGAGGCCGGCGAGGGCGACGTGTGGGATTCCGGCCCGCGGCTTACGGACGGATTGGACGGCGTCGAACTCGAGGTGGATATGTCGCCTTCGCGCCGGTATTGGACGGCCGTGCGGCTGCGCGACGACGATGGCGTCTGGTCCGATTGGAGCAGGGCCGTCACCTTCGGCACGGGCGCGGGCGCGCGTTGGGAGCCGGCGCGGCCCATCTGGCTCGATGGGCGCGACGACGCGGGCGACGCGGCCGAGGACAACGCGACCGGCTGGGCGTTTCTGCGCGGACGGTTCATCCTGCCGGACAAGCCGATCGCCTGGGCCACGTTGAACGCGACCGGCGCCTCTACCGCGCCCTCCCGCCAGTTCGTCTACCGGATGTGGATGAACGGCGCGTTCGTGGGATGCGGTCCGGTGTTTCCGACCGGAGACGAAACCCGATACGACGGCTACGACGTCACCGGTCTGCTCGCGGCCGGGGAGAACGTCATCGGCGTTGTGGCCTATGCGATGGCGGACCGGCGTTTCGCGGCCCAACTGGACGTGTGCTTCGAGGACTCCACGATGCTGCATGTCGGCACCGGGCCGGATTGGCGGGGCTACGACGGCTCGCTGGCGTATCCGACCAGTCCGACCATCGGCACATGGGCCTTCGACGCGCCCAGCGAGGATCTGCAGACCGGGCTGTATCCGTTCGGCTTCGCCGATAGGGGCTTCGACGACGCGGCCTGGACGCCGGTGGCCGTCAAACGGCCGTTCGCGCGGTATGAGGCCACGCCGGCCGACCCGATGGGCGTGCGTTACGTCCAAGCCGAAAGCCTGCGCCCGACCGAATCGGGCGGCGTGGTCGTCGACTTCGGACGCGGCTGGATGGGCGGCATCCGTCTGCTGCTGGACGTCGCCGAGCCGCTGGGCCTCACGGTGCGTTTCGGAGAGCAGTTGGAGCCCGACGGCACGGTTCGATATCACTTGAGCTGCTTCAACACCTACGAGGATCGATGGAGCCTGATGCCGCGGGCCAACGGAACACCGCTGGAGACGTGGGGCATCCGCGTGTTCAGGTACGTCGAACTGGTTCCGGACCGGCCCATGCCCGATCTGCTGGAACGGTTGAAGGGATCCGCCGACGCGCTGCGCGCGGCCGTGCTGGTGCAGCCGATGTCTGGCGACGGCCGCTTCGTCTCGTCGGACGCCACCCTCAACCGGGTGTGGGAGCTGTGCCGCCACACCATCGAGGCCTTCAACGGCAATATCTACGTCGATTCGTGGACCCGCGAACGCGCGCCCTACGAGGCCGACGCGTGGATCCAACAGCGTGCGCACCTGGCCCTTGACGACGCGCCCGCGCTCGGCCGTCTCACCGTGGACCATCTGATCGCGAACCGCACCTGGCCCACCGAATGGCCGTTCTACCTGATTCTCGCCGTGCACGACGCTTGGATGCATACGGGCTCCCTCGACCAGGCTCGCATGCGATACGAAGGTTTGGCGGCGCTGCTGCCCGAACGCTACCGTGACGAGGCCAGCGGGCTGATCGTCAAGGATCCGGGCGAACCCAGCGTGATGGACGGCGATCTGGTCGACTGGCCGCAAAGTGAGCGCGACGGGTACGTGTTCGGTCGGGTCAACACGGTGGTCAACGCGATCGCCAGCCAGGCATACGCCGATATGGCCGATATGGCCGCGGCCCTCGGCCGTCCCCGCGACGCCGAACGTTGGCGGCATGCGGCCGAAGGCATCCGCTCCGCCCTGCATCGATACTGCTACGACCGGACGATTGGCGCGTATATCGACGGTTTGGAGGACGCGCCCGCCGGTTCGTATGGTTCGTACGCCGGCTCGTGCGGCTCGTGCGGTTCATACGACGGCTCGGTCAAGCCGCTGCGCCACCATTCGCTGCATGCCAGCGCTTATGTGCTGGCCTTCGCCGAGCCTCCCTCCGACCGGATCGCGCCGCTTGGGGCGTACCTGCGCTCGCGGGGCATGGCGTGCAGTGTGTACACCGCCGCGGTGTATCTCGACGGTCTGTTCCGCGCCGGTTTGGGTGCCGACGCGGTGACGCTGCTGACTGGCACCGAAGACATGCGCACGTGGGCGCATATGCTTGACGTGGGTGCCGGCGCCACCATGGAGGCATGGGATGCCGACTTGAAACCCAACACCACGTATTCGCATCCGTGGGCCGCGTCCCCGGCATCGCTGCTGCCGCACGGCCTGCTGGGCATCCGCCCCATCGAGCCGGGCTACCGGCGCTTCGCGGTGATGCCGCAACCGGGTGCCTTGGCGGCGGCCGAAGCGGAGCTGCCGACCCGTGCGGGCGTGATCGGCGCGTCCTACCGTGTGTTCGGGCATGCGCCAAGCGGCTCGGATCCACGGGTCGAAGGCATCCGTATCGAGGTGACGGTGCCGCCACGCACCGAGGCCACCGTGGTGCTGCCGCCCATCCGAGCCGTCGCGCCGGGGGATGGGGCGCATGTGGACGTCGACGGCGTCCCGACGTCGGTCGTCACCGAGCGTGGGGAGTCTCGTATCGCCGGTGTGAGATGCCTCCCCGGCTCGGTGGTTATTCGCCGTATGACGGCCGGAAAACACGTCGTTATCGCGCGGATGGGCGTGGATGCCTCAGGATCTGAGGGGTTGCGGTTATGA
- a CDS encoding glycoside hydrolase family 30 protein: protein MNPINEYAYEYWTRTSGDLADRRAPIPTPDVTDELGDAVAVVIDPTREYQMWEGVGAAITDSSAYLFMTAMSAEQRHAILSEMFDPEQGGFSSVRISIGACDFSSQKYYTYDDLPEGVAADPSLAYFSIGEGEPGAPDATRDMKYVVPVLKEILAINPAVKIMASPWSAPAWMKTSNRIDGAGRLRLGEYVGNGYRYQDTIDYVYAQYFVKFIAAYARLGIRISSVTMQNEPSNGCPWPITVWTPEELAVWGSEYLRPALDRSFPDVEIYFGDDSLRFWQRPASEYMTPAQANAFAGAAFHTYSGLPEWVGNGTRQFPHWKAAMTERRCMLDETVAEASHVMFGEIGTWMVRNGVGLINLWNMALDERGWPSWAGTSGRRGVITVDSSTGKVKRNLEYFMLRNFGQDVSVGSRRVASTNRTPDGRNGGLGSVAFVSRRGDLSAILHNPTDTPIETAVTVNGEGPRWQKAVVPAYGTVSLRKSDRPVNTTQAPSDDEFEIVCTPHPADDHDETLF, encoded by the coding sequence ATGAACCCCATCAACGAATACGCATACGAATACTGGACCCGCACAAGCGGCGACCTGGCCGACCGCCGCGCGCCCATACCCACGCCCGACGTCACCGACGAACTCGGCGACGCCGTCGCCGTGGTGATCGACCCCACCCGGGAATACCAGATGTGGGAGGGCGTCGGCGCGGCCATCACCGACTCCTCCGCATATCTGTTCATGACCGCCATGAGCGCGGAGCAACGCCATGCGATCCTGAGCGAGATGTTCGACCCCGAGCAGGGCGGTTTCTCCTCCGTGCGCATATCGATCGGCGCCTGCGACTTCTCCAGCCAGAAGTACTACACCTACGACGATCTGCCCGAAGGCGTGGCCGCGGACCCCTCGCTCGCGTACTTCTCCATCGGCGAGGGCGAGCCCGGCGCGCCGGACGCCACGCGGGACATGAAATACGTCGTGCCGGTGCTCAAGGAGATCCTCGCGATCAACCCGGCCGTCAAGATCATGGCCTCGCCGTGGAGCGCTCCGGCCTGGATGAAGACCTCCAACCGCATCGACGGCGCGGGCCGTCTGCGGCTGGGCGAATACGTGGGCAACGGCTACCGCTACCAGGACACCATCGACTACGTGTACGCGCAGTATTTCGTGAAGTTCATCGCCGCCTACGCCAGGCTCGGCATCCGCATCAGCTCGGTGACCATGCAGAACGAGCCGAGCAACGGCTGTCCGTGGCCGATCACCGTGTGGACTCCCGAGGAGTTGGCCGTATGGGGCAGCGAATACCTGCGTCCCGCGCTCGACCGCAGCTTCCCCGATGTGGAGATCTATTTCGGAGATGACTCCTTGCGCTTCTGGCAGCGTCCGGCGTCCGAGTATATGACTCCCGCCCAGGCCAACGCCTTCGCGGGGGCCGCCTTCCACACCTATTCCGGCCTGCCGGAGTGGGTGGGCAACGGCACCCGCCAGTTCCCGCATTGGAAGGCCGCCATGACCGAGCGCCGCTGCATGCTCGACGAAACCGTGGCCGAAGCCAGCCATGTGATGTTCGGCGAGATCGGCACCTGGATGGTGCGCAACGGCGTGGGCCTGATCAACCTGTGGAACATGGCGCTCGACGAGCGGGGATGGCCCAGCTGGGCCGGCACCTCCGGCCGCCGCGGCGTCATCACCGTCGACTCGTCCACCGGCAAGGTCAAGCGCAACCTCGAATACTTCATGCTGCGCAACTTCGGACAGGACGTTTCGGTCGGCTCACGCCGCGTCGCCTCCACCAACCGCACGCCCGACGGGCGCAACGGCGGGCTGGGCTCCGTCGCCTTCGTCTCGAGACGGGGCGATCTGTCGGCCATCCTCCACAACCCCACCGACACGCCGATCGAGACCGCCGTCACCGTCAACGGCGAAGGCCCGCGCTGGCAGAAGGCCGTCGTTCCCGCCTACGGAACGGTGAGCCTGCGCAAATCCGACCGGCCGGTCAACACCACGCAGGCCCCGTCCGACGACGAGTTCGAGATCGTCTGCACGCCCCACCCGGCCGACGACCACGACGAGACGTTGTTCTGA
- a CDS encoding glycoside hydrolase family 43 protein, with the protein MTEPTSAYLFVHFIGDERNPTDEQLYFALSHDGTHWRDLRPAGRPALTWLGGERGTRDPHIVRDPRGGFHIIATDLSIHHRGGWGPNDGATTNGSTGLVVWDSPDLAHWSEPRLVDVASTIPGAGMAWAPEACWDPDRGQWIVFWATTTNADAPEGAPEAALNNELGDRTNMYYATTEDFRTFSAPVKWIDRSSSVIDTTMIRDDDGWWYRASKDSEITIERTRNPYAVTHEARRTDDPQAWSFVGTLTDILGNGRYSCRYLEGPELFRYNDADIRVVDGRTMAYGLMCDQFGEAKGYLPFRSADLSSRDPQDWAVADDIDFGTLKKRHGAILPITAAEYKAVEAAFAE; encoded by the coding sequence ATGACCGAACCCACCAGCGCGTATCTGTTCGTGCATTTCATCGGCGACGAACGGAACCCCACCGACGAACAACTGTACTTCGCACTCAGCCACGACGGCACACACTGGCGTGACCTCCGCCCGGCGGGACGACCGGCGCTGACCTGGCTCGGCGGCGAGCGGGGCACGCGCGACCCGCATATCGTGCGCGACCCGCGCGGAGGATTCCATATCATCGCCACCGATCTGAGCATCCACCACCGCGGCGGATGGGGACCGAACGACGGCGCCACCACCAACGGCTCCACCGGACTGGTGGTCTGGGACTCCCCCGACCTGGCGCATTGGAGCGAACCACGCCTGGTCGACGTGGCCTCCACGATCCCCGGCGCGGGCATGGCCTGGGCGCCCGAGGCCTGCTGGGATCCCGACCGCGGCCAATGGATCGTGTTCTGGGCCACCACAACCAACGCCGACGCGCCCGAAGGCGCTCCGGAGGCGGCGCTCAACAACGAACTCGGCGACCGCACCAACATGTACTACGCGACCACCGAGGACTTCCGCACCTTCTCCGCCCCAGTCAAATGGATCGACCGCAGCAGCAGCGTCATCGACACCACCATGATCCGCGACGACGACGGCTGGTGGTACCGCGCGTCCAAGGATTCCGAAATCACCATCGAACGCACGCGCAACCCCTACGCCGTCACCCACGAGGCGCGACGCACCGACGATCCGCAGGCCTGGTCCTTCGTCGGCACCCTCACCGACATCCTCGGCAACGGACGATACTCGTGCCGCTACCTGGAAGGGCCGGAGCTCTTCCGCTACAACGACGCCGACATACGCGTGGTCGACGGACGTACGATGGCCTACGGACTGATGTGCGACCAGTTCGGCGAAGCCAAGGGATACCTGCCGTTCCGCTCGGCCGACCTGTCGTCGCGCGACCCACAAGACTGGGCCGTGGCCGACGACATCGACTTCGGCACGCTGAAGAAGCGTCACGGGGCGATCCTGCCGATCACCGCAGCCGAATACAAGGCCGTCGAGGCCGCATTCGCCGAGTGA
- a CDS encoding glycoside hydrolase family 30 protein: protein MLKFSDEFWTSTSGDLSQRREALAVPAVVDGPGDAVRIVVDPADRGQPWIGAGAAVTDAAASLIWNSMDAGRRHEFLDECFNPERGGFSVVRVPLGSCEPAAQPYYTYDDVPFGEHDNTLSKFSLGEGEPGAPDATKDLKHIVPVLQEILAINPAVKIIASPWSAPAWMKNTGHLCQGGRLRFGEWTGNGFDPMHDSFEGCYARYFVRYVEEMAKLGIPIWGVTVQNEPSNAPKWPAMMWTLKEQAAFVHDFLRPAMNERFPEMRIFVNDDSTHNLMWPVRDLVTPDQASSIDGLTVHTYEGPYENFFNASRAYPHWTLGMTERRCMIDETPEDAAHIMSGVIGNWLVRNGEGFIALWNLALDERGLPNQVGATGRRGVVTVHHETGGVIRNLEYFMLRAFGQDVEPGSVVVRSSNHTPDGWSGGLGSVAFLAPDGGVSAHIYNPTGESVEAAVTINGMGGMWQKVVVPAWGTVTMHKNHHPINESTVPDDDQFELNPEPKHLLGDVAPGKTRVWGADE, encoded by the coding sequence ATGTTGAAGTTCTCTGATGAGTTTTGGACGTCGACGTCGGGTGATCTGTCGCAGCGTCGCGAGGCGCTGGCGGTGCCGGCCGTGGTCGATGGTCCGGGGGACGCGGTCAGGATCGTGGTCGATCCCGCCGACCGCGGGCAGCCGTGGATCGGCGCGGGCGCGGCCGTCACGGACGCCGCGGCCTCGTTGATCTGGAACAGCATGGACGCCGGGCGGCGCCACGAGTTCCTGGACGAGTGCTTCAACCCGGAGCGGGGCGGGTTCTCCGTGGTGCGCGTCCCGTTGGGCTCGTGCGAGCCCGCGGCCCAGCCGTACTACACGTACGACGACGTGCCCTTCGGCGAGCACGACAACACGCTCTCCAAGTTCTCCCTGGGCGAGGGCGAGCCCGGCGCGCCGGACGCGACCAAGGACCTCAAGCACATCGTCCCGGTCCTTCAGGAGATCCTCGCGATCAACCCGGCCGTCAAGATCATCGCCTCGCCGTGGAGCGCGCCGGCCTGGATGAAGAACACCGGCCACCTGTGCCAGGGCGGCCGCCTGCGCTTCGGCGAGTGGACCGGCAACGGCTTCGACCCGATGCACGACTCCTTCGAGGGCTGCTACGCGCGCTACTTCGTCAGATACGTCGAGGAGATGGCCAAACTGGGCATCCCGATCTGGGGCGTGACCGTGCAGAACGAGCCCTCCAACGCGCCCAAATGGCCGGCCATGATGTGGACCCTCAAGGAGCAGGCCGCGTTCGTCCACGACTTCCTGCGCCCCGCGATGAACGAGCGGTTCCCCGAGATGCGCATCTTCGTCAACGACGACTCCACCCACAACCTCATGTGGCCGGTGCGCGACCTGGTCACCCCGGACCAGGCGTCCTCGATCGACGGGCTGACCGTGCACACCTACGAGGGCCCGTACGAGAACTTCTTCAACGCGTCGCGCGCCTACCCGCACTGGACGCTGGGCATGACCGAGCGCCGCTGCATGATCGACGAGACCCCCGAGGACGCCGCGCACATCATGTCCGGCGTCATCGGCAACTGGCTCGTGCGCAACGGGGAGGGGTTCATCGCCCTGTGGAACCTCGCGCTCGACGAGCGCGGCCTGCCCAACCAGGTCGGCGCGACCGGACGGCGCGGCGTGGTCACCGTCCACCACGAGACCGGCGGCGTGATCCGCAACCTCGAGTACTTCATGCTGCGCGCCTTCGGCCAGGACGTCGAGCCCGGGAGCGTGGTCGTGCGCTCGTCCAACCACACGCCCGACGGATGGTCCGGCGGCCTGGGATCGGTCGCGTTCCTCGCGCCCGACGGGGGCGTGTCCGCGCACATCTACAACCCGACCGGAGAGAGCGTCGAGGCGGCCGTGACCATCAACGGGATGGGCGGCATGTGGCAGAAGGTCGTCGTGCCCGCCTGGGGCACCGTCACCATGCACAAAAACCACCACCCCATCAACGAATCCACCGTCCCCGACGACGACCAATTCGAACTCAACCCCGAACCCAAGCATCTGCTCGGCGACGTGGCCCCCGGAAAAACCCGCGTCTGGGGCGCCGACGAGTGA
- a CDS encoding YesL family protein, which translates to MKRVAVGYEYLCRIVLMIVVVNVAFIVHTIMGLVVAGLFPSVAASYATYRQWLLDVDDRSWTVRRTWTVFHQAWKGELKSANAFGWPQFLVWALLVWEYWLMMNNDMGMVGVGVSGVLLVLNIVYGLFVFMSWAIHVNFDENALWVLRTSLTMVVARPLCGFMVLCLFLLTVWAYYTWPGLMMAFGVGVPIFATMMAIYSWGRLPGMDVHVLEPTEKERNTTQR; encoded by the coding sequence ATGAAACGTGTGGCTGTCGGCTACGAGTATTTGTGCCGGATTGTTCTCATGATCGTGGTGGTGAACGTCGCGTTCATCGTCCATACGATTATGGGCCTGGTGGTCGCCGGGCTGTTCCCCTCGGTGGCCGCCAGCTATGCGACGTACCGCCAATGGCTGCTCGACGTCGACGACCGGTCGTGGACCGTGCGGCGTACGTGGACGGTGTTCCACCAGGCATGGAAGGGCGAGCTGAAATCGGCGAACGCGTTCGGATGGCCGCAGTTTCTGGTGTGGGCGCTGCTGGTCTGGGAGTACTGGCTGATGATGAACAACGATATGGGCATGGTTGGCGTGGGCGTGTCCGGCGTGCTTCTGGTGCTTAACATCGTCTACGGCCTGTTCGTGTTCATGAGCTGGGCGATCCATGTGAATTTCGACGAGAACGCGCTGTGGGTGCTGCGCACTTCGCTGACCATGGTCGTCGCCAGACCGTTATGCGGATTCATGGTGCTGTGCCTATTCCTGCTGACGGTCTGGGCCTACTACACATGGCCGGGGCTGATGATGGCGTTCGGCGTGGGGGTGCCGATCTTCGCCACGATGATGGCCATCTACTCATGGGGACGCCTGCCCGGCATGGACGTGCATGTGCTGGAACCCACGGAGAAGGAGCGGAATACAACCCAACGGTGA